From Pseudomonas sp. LS1212, the proteins below share one genomic window:
- the clpS gene encoding ATP-dependent Clp protease adapter ClpS, with protein MHAFSQIRLTFNQDRPQSHEDDSAGLAVQEAKPALQAPPMYKVVLFNDDYTPMDFVVEVLEVFFNLNRELATKVMLAVHTEGRAVCGLFTRDIAETKAMQVNQYARESQHPLLCEIEKDG; from the coding sequence ATGCATGCATTCAGCCAGATTCGACTAACATTCAATCAGGATCGCCCGCAATCGCATGAGGACGATTCAGCCGGCCTGGCCGTACAGGAGGCCAAGCCGGCACTGCAGGCTCCGCCGATGTACAAGGTGGTTTTGTTTAATGATGACTACACACCGATGGATTTCGTCGTCGAAGTGCTCGAGGTGTTTTTTAACCTGAATCGCGAGCTGGCGACCAAGGTCATGCTGGCCGTCCATACCGAAGGGCGGGCAGTATGTGGATTGTTTACCCGCGACATCGCCGAGACGAAGGCCATGCAGGTCAACCAATACGCCAGGGAAAGCCAGCATCCGCTACTCTGTGAAATCGAGAAGGACGGTTAA